A portion of the Rhodopseudomonas sp. BAL398 genome contains these proteins:
- a CDS encoding prephenate/arogenate dehydrogenase family protein, which translates to MTASAPTAPLFNKVALIGFGLIGGSIARGARAQGLAAEIVATTRSAASRARVAELGIVDRVYATNAEAVAGADLVILCIPVAASGEVAKEIAQHLSPGAIVSDVGSVKGAVLQAMAEHLPANVQLIPAHPVAGTENSGPDSGFAELFNNRWCILTPPDDADPAAVEKLAAFWRGLGANVETMTAERHDKVLAVTSHLPHLIAYTIVGTAEELEGVTRSEVLKFSAGGFRDFTRIAASDPTMWRDVFLTNKDAVLEMLGEFQEDLSKLTRAIRRGDGEALYEHFSRTRAIRRGIVEIGQDEAAADFGRKHPLLTKPAE; encoded by the coding sequence ATGACCGCCAGCGCACCAACCGCGCCGCTGTTCAACAAGGTGGCGCTGATCGGCTTCGGCCTGATCGGCGGCTCGATCGCGCGCGGCGCGCGGGCTCAGGGCCTGGCCGCCGAAATCGTCGCCACCACGCGCTCGGCGGCAAGCCGCGCCCGGGTCGCCGAACTCGGCATCGTCGATCGGGTCTATGCGACCAATGCCGAAGCGGTCGCGGGCGCCGATCTCGTGATCCTGTGCATCCCGGTCGCCGCCAGCGGCGAGGTCGCCAAGGAAATCGCGCAGCATCTTTCGCCCGGCGCGATCGTCTCCGATGTCGGCTCGGTCAAGGGCGCGGTGCTGCAGGCGATGGCCGAGCATCTGCCGGCCAATGTCCAGCTGATCCCGGCGCATCCGGTCGCCGGCACCGAGAATTCCGGCCCGGATTCCGGCTTTGCCGAATTGTTCAACAACCGCTGGTGCATCCTGACGCCGCCGGACGACGCCGACCCGGCCGCGGTGGAGAAGCTGGCGGCGTTCTGGCGCGGGCTCGGCGCCAATGTCGAGACCATGACGGCGGAGCGCCACGACAAGGTGCTGGCGGTGACCAGCCATCTGCCGCATCTGATCGCCTACACAATCGTAGGCACGGCCGAGGAGCTCGAAGGAGTGACCCGCTCGGAAGTGCTGAAGTTCTCCGCCGGCGGTTTCCGCGATTTCACCCGCATCGCCGCGTCCGATCCGACGATGTGGCGCGACGTGTTCCTGACCAACAAGGACGCGGTGCTGGAGATGCTCGGCGAGTTCCAGGAAGACCTGTCGAAACTGACCCGCGCCATCCGCCGCGGCGACGGCGAAGCGCTCTACGAGCACTTCTCCCGCACCCGCGCCATCCGCCGCGGCATTGTCGAAATCGGCCAGGACGAAGCCGCCGCAGATTTCGGCCGCAAGCACCCGCTGCTCACGAAGCCGGCGGAATAG
- a CDS encoding BrnT family toxin, with product MEITFDPAKRAASMQDRGLDFADAAEVFAGKTLDFPDERRDYGELRIIRVGQLRGRMVIVVWTPRGEARHVFSMRKANDREKARFGQRLEES from the coding sequence ATGGAGATCACGTTCGATCCGGCTAAGCGGGCCGCATCCATGCAAGACCGCGGCCTCGATTTCGCCGACGCCGCGGAAGTGTTCGCCGGCAAGACGCTGGATTTTCCGGACGAGCGCCGTGATTACGGTGAATTGCGAATCATCAGGGTCGGACAACTGCGCGGACGAATGGTGATCGTGGTGTGGACACCGCGCGGCGAGGCGCGGCACGTATTTTCGATGAGGAAGGCCAATGACCGAGAAAAAGCGCGCTTTGGGCAGCGACTTGAAGAAAGTTGA
- a CDS encoding BrnA antitoxin family protein, producing the protein MTEKKRALGSDLKKVDAHIIQPHEYDEIPELTDEWFARADLHRGGKLIKRGRPKSDAPKQLVSLRLDAEVLRWFKSTGAGYQARMGDVLKAHMTRKKAAGKKKAG; encoded by the coding sequence ATGACCGAGAAAAAGCGCGCTTTGGGCAGCGACTTGAAGAAAGTTGATGCCCACATCATCCAGCCACACGAGTACGATGAGATTCCCGAATTGACCGACGAATGGTTCGCCCGCGCCGATCTTCATCGCGGCGGCAAACTAATAAAGCGCGGCCGGCCGAAATCCGACGCCCCCAAACAACTGGTCTCGCTACGGCTCGACGCCGAGGTGTTGCGCTGGTTCAAATCGACCGGCGCCGGCTATCAGGCGCGGATGGGCGATGTGCTGAAGGCGCACATGACGCGGAAGAAGGCGGCGGGGAAGAAGAAGGCGGGATAA
- a CDS encoding type II toxin-antitoxin system HicB family antitoxin, with protein sequence MRYAVVIEQAAGNYSAYVPDLPGCVATGATISAVETEIRDAIRFHIDGLKADGLAVPPPTSIAEYVEM encoded by the coding sequence ATGCGATACGCCGTCGTGATTGAGCAAGCCGCCGGAAATTATTCGGCCTATGTGCCGGACTTGCCGGGCTGCGTTGCCACCGGCGCCACGATTTCGGCAGTCGAGACCGAAATCCGGGATGCCATCCGCTTCCACATTGACGGCCTCAAAGCCGATGGTCTCGCCGTGCCGCCGCCGACCAGCATCGCGGAATATGTGGAGATGTGA
- a CDS encoding magnesium transporter CorA family protein, translated as MISIFSLTDAALKKASAVDLDLLPDNAVWIDLEKPTPKEDRAVERLSGIAIPTREDMQEIEISSRLYIENGARYMTASLMCAADTGSPRISPITFILANHRLVTVRYDTPKPFLLVENKLARGTSPGVNGEAVLLELLDAVIDRCADILERAGADVDDVSRDIFEPEGARTGQAKRYSNILITIGRKGDLVSKVRESLVSIGRIVTFVTAETEGVKWSKEMRAQLKTMQRDVVSLTDHASYLSSKITFTLDAMLGVVNLEQNNIIKLFSVMAVVLMPPTLIASVYGMNFRIMPELQWEHGYTMALGMMLFAAVLPYLFFKWKKWL; from the coding sequence ATGATCTCGATCTTCTCGCTCACCGATGCTGCGCTGAAAAAGGCCAGCGCCGTCGATCTCGACCTGTTGCCCGACAATGCGGTCTGGATCGACCTCGAAAAGCCGACCCCGAAGGAAGACCGGGCGGTGGAGCGATTGTCCGGGATCGCGATCCCGACCCGTGAGGACATGCAGGAGATCGAGATTTCCAGCCGGCTCTATATCGAGAACGGCGCCCGTTACATGACCGCCAGCCTGATGTGCGCGGCCGATACCGGCTCGCCGCGGATCAGCCCGATCACCTTCATCCTGGCCAATCACCGCCTGGTGACGGTGCGCTACGACACGCCGAAGCCGTTCCTGCTGGTGGAGAACAAGCTGGCGCGCGGCACCTCGCCGGGCGTCAATGGCGAGGCCGTGCTGCTGGAATTGCTCGACGCGGTGATCGACCGCTGCGCCGACATTCTGGAGCGCGCCGGCGCCGACGTCGACGACGTCAGCCGCGACATCTTCGAGCCGGAGGGCGCGCGCACCGGGCAGGCCAAGCGCTATTCCAACATCCTGATCACGATCGGCCGCAAGGGCGATCTGGTCTCCAAGGTGCGCGAGAGCCTGGTCTCGATCGGCCGCATCGTCACCTTCGTCACCGCCGAAACCGAGGGCGTCAAATGGTCGAAGGAAATGCGCGCCCAGCTCAAGACCATGCAGCGCGACGTCGTCTCGCTGACCGACCACGCCAGCTATCTGTCGAGCAAGATCACCTTCACGCTCGACGCCATGCTGGGCGTGGTCAATCTCGAGCAGAACAACATCATCAAGCTGTTCTCGGTGATGGCCGTCGTGCTGATGCCGCCGACCCTGATCGCCTCGGTCTATGGCATGAATTTTCGGATCATGCCCGAGCTGCAATGGGAGCACGGCTACACCATGGCGTTGGGCATGATGCTGTTCGCCGCGGTGCTGCCGTATCTGTTTTTCAAGTGGAAGAAGTGGTTGTGA
- a CDS encoding L,D-transpeptidase produces the protein MSSFVAKLGLLAVGIMLSGCMQATYQPVDQAVFKPSDKAQFERARYAKIAVPQQFRRAIVDYHRSEQPGTILVDSDNHFLYLVQDHGKAIRYGITVGEESLAFSGVAKVGRKAEWPQWTPTADIHKRIAGLPSSVPGGIDNPLGARALYLYQGNRDTLFRIHGTNQPEYIGASISSGCIRMTNENVIDLYDRVKPGAIVVVLEPKHGASPANAKMAQQSSGTFWQ, from the coding sequence TTGTCGTCTTTCGTAGCGAAACTGGGATTGTTGGCGGTCGGAATCATGCTGTCGGGCTGCATGCAGGCCACCTACCAGCCGGTCGATCAAGCCGTATTCAAGCCGTCCGACAAGGCACAGTTCGAAAGGGCACGTTACGCCAAGATCGCGGTTCCGCAGCAGTTCCGGCGCGCCATTGTCGACTATCACCGCAGCGAGCAGCCCGGGACCATTCTGGTCGATTCCGACAACCATTTCCTTTATCTGGTGCAGGATCACGGCAAGGCGATCCGTTACGGGATCACGGTCGGTGAGGAATCGCTGGCGTTTTCCGGCGTTGCCAAGGTGGGCCGCAAAGCGGAATGGCCGCAATGGACCCCGACCGCCGACATCCACAAGCGGATCGCCGGATTGCCGAGCTCGGTGCCGGGCGGCATCGACAATCCGCTCGGCGCCCGGGCGCTGTATCTCTATCAGGGCAACCGCGACACCCTGTTCCGGATTCACGGCACCAACCAGCCGGAATATATCGGCGCCTCGATCTCGTCGGGCTGCATCCGCATGACCAATGAGAACGTTATCGACCTCTACGACCGGGTCAAGCCGGGCGCCATCGTGGTGGTGCTCGAGCCCAAGCATGGCGCCTCGCCCGCCAACGCCAAGATGGCGCAGCAGAGCAGCGGCACGTTCTGGCAGTAA